The following are encoded together in the Mesoterricola sediminis genome:
- a CDS encoding LysR substrate-binding domain-containing protein, producing MELRKLKYFIATAEELHFRKAADLVNVTQPALSKQIHELEEEIGVPLFDRTKRKVELTPAGRVFYERARVILDSANKALHEARGVGRGLVGTVRIGFLSTAAMKVLPQALARFRAAIPTAEVDLWELSPEEQMDHLQKGFLDVGILIAEILDEGFEVAELLRTRLVAALPDTPEFRAMSEVSLKDLASYTSIVPARHSRHGFYEMVMEAYQKARVKPERIQVVRMIHTGIQLVGAGLGISLVPEAFNCSQPSGVIFRPLADVHQEIAVVATWRHDNCSPLLREFIRALTSQGCGAPGADNAEASLRR from the coding sequence ATGGAACTTCGCAAGCTGAAATACTTCATCGCCACCGCGGAGGAGCTCCACTTCCGCAAGGCCGCGGACCTCGTGAATGTCACGCAGCCGGCGCTCAGCAAGCAGATCCACGAACTGGAAGAGGAGATCGGCGTCCCCCTCTTCGACCGGACCAAGCGGAAGGTCGAGCTTACGCCGGCCGGGCGGGTCTTTTATGAACGGGCCCGGGTCATCCTCGACAGCGCCAACAAGGCCCTCCACGAGGCCCGCGGGGTGGGCCGGGGCCTGGTGGGGACGGTGCGCATCGGCTTCCTCAGCACGGCCGCCATGAAGGTGCTGCCCCAGGCGCTCGCCCGATTCAGGGCGGCCATCCCCACGGCCGAGGTGGATCTCTGGGAGCTGAGCCCCGAGGAGCAGATGGACCACCTCCAGAAGGGATTCCTGGATGTCGGCATCCTCATCGCCGAGATCCTGGACGAGGGCTTCGAAGTCGCGGAACTCCTCCGCACCCGTCTGGTGGCGGCCCTTCCGGACACGCCCGAGTTCCGGGCCATGTCCGAGGTGTCGCTGAAGGACCTGGCCAGCTACACCTCGATCGTCCCGGCCCGCCACAGCCGCCACGGCTTCTACGAGATGGTGATGGAGGCCTACCAGAAGGCGCGGGTGAAGCCGGAGCGCATCCAGGTGGTGCGCATGATCCACACGGGCATCCAGCTGGTGGGCGCGGGCCTGGGCATCTCCCTCGTGCCCGAGGCCTTCAACTGCAGCCAACCCAGCGGCGTGATCTTCCGTCCCCTGGCGGACGTGCACCAGGAGATCGCCGTCGTCGCCACCTGGCGCCACGACAATTGCTCCCCCCTGCTGCGGGAGTTCATCCGGGCGCTGACGAGCCAGGGCTGCGGCGCTCCGGGCGCCGATAACGCAGAGGCATCACTTCGGCGATAA